The following coding sequences are from one Musa acuminata AAA Group cultivar baxijiao chromosome BXJ1-6, Cavendish_Baxijiao_AAA, whole genome shotgun sequence window:
- the LOC135675858 gene encoding uncharacterized protein LOC135675858, with product MIQLLFAVLSAEVAVAVTLLFKTPLRKLVVVGLDRLKRGRGPVMVKTVAGTVLVVLASSLYSIAKISSGSAELGALTPTDQVLMSRHLLEASLMGYSLFLALIIDRLHHYVRELRGLRKSMEAVLKQNRVLEEAKTGGSSEVKALDGMIASLNEQIKQLKSESEDRLQEAKAAEARAAALKKQSEDLLLEYDRLLEDNQNLRNQLNSIDNRLSFSDAKKIA from the exons ATGATCCAGTTGCTGTTCGCAGTGCTGTCGGCGGAGGTTGCGGTGGCAGTGACGCTGCTGTTCAAGACCCCTCTTCGCAAGCTCGTTGTTGTCGGCCTCGACCGCCTTAAGCGCGGCCGCGGCCCCGTCATGGTGAAGACCGTCGCCGGCACCGTCCTCGTCGTCCTCGCCTCCAGTCTTTACAGCATCGCCAAGATCAGCAGCGGCTCGGCCGAACTCGGTGCCCTCACGCCCACCGATCAGGTCCTCATGAGTCGCCACCTACTCGAAGCTTCCCTCATGG GTTATTCCCTTTTCCTTGCACTAATAATTGACCGTCTTCACCATTACGTCAGAGAATTGCGTGGGCTAAGAAAGAGCATGGAGGCTGTTCTAAAGCAAAACAGGGTTTTGGAAGAAGCAAAAACTGGGGGTTCAAGTGAGGTAAAAGCACTGGACGGAATGATTGCAAGTCTAAATGAACAGATAAAACAGTTAAAATCAGAGTCAGAAGACAGACTGCAGGAAGCAAAAGCTGCAGAAGCAAGGGCGGCAGCTCTGAAAAAGCAATCTGAAGATTTGCTTCTTGAATATGACCGTCTTTTGGAGGACAACCAGAACCTTCGGAACCAGTTGAATTCGATTGACAACCGATTGTCATTCTCTGATGCTAAGAAAATTGCATGA